In the genome of Doryrhamphus excisus isolate RoL2022-K1 chromosome 11, RoL_Dexc_1.0, whole genome shotgun sequence, the window ACATTACATCCTGGTATCATTTTGGTATCACCCAAGTggcagtgcgccaaagaaaaggaaagccatcaccatggaaatgaaaataaacgaCATAAAAAACCCAGAGAGGGCAAACACGCCCATCAATATTAGCTGCGACCATCAATAATGAGGATTATTGGATGCTAATCAACGCTAAAGGGGTCATGGAGTCTGTGCGCTGTTACAAGGAGACCTAGAAAAGGACCTTACCCTTCTAGACTAATTTGGggcaatattttattcattcattcgcgggggtgctggagcctatcccagctgtcttttgggcgagaggcggggtacaccccggactggtgtccagccaatcacagggcacatatagacaaacaaccattcacactcacattcatacctatggacaatttggagtggctaattaacctgggaggaaaccggagtacccggagaaaacccacgcatgcacggggagaacatgcaaactccacacagagatggccgagggtggaattgaaccctggtctcctagctgtgaggtctgtgcgctaaccactagaccgccgtgccgcccgcaatattttattattcattcattttcatcgtggggcgtgctggagcctatcccagctgtcttttgggcgagaggcgggtacaccctggactgaaacaactacagttcccatgatgctttcgGGAAGACAGACCCTTGTATTAGTATCACACGTTTTAATAGACGTCctatgttttgatctgacaaatcttaagtacgtTTGATCAAGTGTGGTATTACGATTACgcttgcaggggtgctggagcctatcccagctgtcttttgggcaagaggcggggtacaccctggactggtggccagccaatcacagggcacatatagacaaacaaccattcacactcacattcatacctatggacaatttggaaacaTGCTAGGAATTAAcctagccggagaaaacccacgcatgcacgggattgaactcgggtctcctagctgtgtggcctgtgacTAACCACTCTGCACACCGTGCAGGCCAATTTTTATGaatctatttttattgttttaatgtcCTTCGTGTGTCAGTGTGACGGACTAAGGTGTTAAGTTCCGACTTGGAACAGTACTCATTCATGAAGATGGGATGGAACTACAACAAGGATCCCGATTTTGCGCTGTTGGATTGCAAACAAAGCGATCAAACGTTTAAGACCGTAGCCTTAAAATGTCGAAATCCGTACTTAGATTgggcaaaacaacaaaacagccaTTTTTCTTTAGCCATCAGGAGTCGGTGTAAACGTGTATGATACAATCTGTGAGACTTAAAGCCTGAAATGTCTATGAGGTTACATGAATATAgagtactacatacagtatatatatacagtacgaCGCATACGCTGGTGCAACATGAGCGATAACTTAAAAGATGTCcagattttgtattttttgtggcGGTATTTGTGATAAAGCGCTGAAGGACGCGTACGGTAAAGCTATTCACACCTTTAGAGGACCACCGCAGCACGAGAGCAGAAGGACAAAGACGGAAGCAAGACGAGGACGCTCGCTGATCGTCACGTCACGCTCCTCGGAAAAAAGGATTTTTGCAGAAGCTCGGGCAGTACCACcatgtggacacacacacacacacacacacatgaacacacacaggtTTGGTAGCTCTCCACAAGAGACGCTTCTCACACCCCACCCACCCTGCATTATTAATGTCCGttcctctgcccccccccatgcaCCGTACTGTAaataccccccccacacacacacacacccacaacgAAGCTTGCAGGAGCACACATCCCTGCTCATTCATGCCTCTTGACTTCGGAATTGAGTTGCGGTGTATCCGACAGCAGGGAGGAGTCGGGAGCGTGGAGAcgaaagggtggggggggggggggtggatgtgtTGTAAGagggacgggggcctgggtcTGACAATGGGAGTGTGTTTGAGGGGTACGGCTTAGTTCTGCTGCCATCTCCTCCGGTACTTATTCTCGTCACCTGccaaagccaaaacaaacataagGTGTCATGgtagtattatagtatatagtacacagtatatacagtaaatacttcCAAGAGGGACTACAAGCTTTATACCTTTCCATAGAAGGGGAGATAAGAATTTAGGCTGCATTAGAAATgcagagaagaaaagaagaTAGTCAGAAGGATGAAATCCTCAGATTGAAACCATCATGAGAAGATTCAGTAGCTATCAGAAATACTACTTCAAATGTGGAGTACACCAAAGCCGTGGAATTACCATCCAGATGGTTCCTGGAAATATACTTCAGTGCCTCGTCAAGGAGGATGACCGGGATAGAAATTTTCAGGACCACGATCCACTGAGACCAGCAAAGGGGGGTCACCTGGAAGATCAGCTGGACAACAGAAGCATGGGAAGAGTTAATAAAGCCTTGCAGTACAGGTGGTCTTCTGTTTGAGACCATTTCGTGGTTACGCccatatatttatgaaaaatgtaatttttggtcGGTAAACACGAGTGAAAAATACGGTGAAGATAACTCATAAGTgcgccaaggaaaaggaaagccttCACCATGGAAGTAAAAATTAACTCCTTGTGAGTCCATTTAggtataaaataaaagaaaaaagtagtctaattttacaacaaaactAAAGCAGATGTAGCGACCTGGTCTTTCTCACCCTGGACGTGGTCTATCATCAACGGGGCCCGTCATGTTCTGGCGTTCCGGGTTTCCAATTGTGGGTTAGGAACAGCACATACGCCTAGCTACATCACTGGAGCTCAAACCGGCTTCCATCGTACCCAGTGCCCAGACACATTGATAGAAGTGGCATGacgccgttcactggactaacaatgctggccttccttttttatttttgggtgGGGGCTTTCTATAGGCTCCTAAAACCAATCCTCAAACTATGTAGACACCCACTGAGCGAACATTTAGCTTCTGTTGCTAGTGAAGCGAGAGCTGAACCTGACCTAACAATTCCAACAGTCACTTTAATTGCAAATGCTGATCCGAAATCGGAGCAGAACGCCAACTTCATGCTAGCAGGAGGGGGCGTgcgttataaaaaaatacatttttacaaccGTTTCAATGATGGGTAGGAACAAAACGTATTAAagtgcccccccacacacacacatccttcaATTTGGACACACCCCACCTATTAGCGGAGATGGCGGCTAAATGATGTACAGTTACAAGATGTCCCCACAAACATGAAGAAAGAGTctaaaaggcaaatactcacTGGCAGAGGGTCAACATAGAGGATTAAGAAGTGGAGGGACAGCGAAAGGACAATGGCGCCCAGTAGCCAAATATTGACCCAGGGAGGCATTCTCAGCAGGGACTGGTTCTCAGACAAactgtagggggggggggttgcatccATCAACAATGACAATATGACAGCAGTAGAAACAAGAGCTGCAATTTTAAATGTTctcattctcaacatacaatacgtGCAAAAGAGAGGAGGGTACGGGCAATAACTCGAACacccaggggggggggggttcattcaGCCCATGGAAGGGTCTGGAAACACGTTACATCATGTTGGggtagtacaaaaaaaaaatgttggggtagtaaaaaaattaattacgatgaatgcatcacaacaacaaggctgcatggtggacgagtgtttatcatgcaggccacacagatcgggaagacccgggttcgattctttCCTCATGGCATGTCTATGTGGAGCTAGCTAGTGTAGAGGTGCTGTTAGTGTGTGTTAAATGATTAGCAATATTAGCTGCCTGAGAATGGACTGCATGTGTTCTCCGCACCGCTGCAGTATCCCACACTGGACACTAGATGTCAGGAAAGTTCCATTAATGAGACAATAGACAATAGCCGTCAATGCCAACGTGATTATTATGGCTACCATATTATAGATAACACCaccagtgtaaaagtgactttaaGAGGTTTTTACATGTCTATAtggctctaataacgttaaaaGCAATATTTAAGCTTTTAAATGGGATTTATGCTCAGAGTTCTTAATATTAAATTCATAAAGCAAGGGGCGACTGTATGTCTATTTGCGTCTGGTCACTCAGTGGTGGCGTGCAGTGTGTTGCTATGTGGGGAATTAGCGCCCCCCTGTGTTGCGTCGGCGCCCCTGCGCCTTCCAACTCTAACTTGAATGAAAGCATTTAGGAGGTTGTGTATTTTGCCTGATATTTAAGCGAAGTGGTTGGTGACTGCAAAAAAAGCGGCCTTCAATACCGACATCTTCCTTTCCTTCCCAAACGTTTGTCTTCCAAAAGCAAGATGAAGTTTGTTTGCTATGCTCCTTATTTGCCATGggtgtgttgtgtgtgctgaCATGGAAGTCGTGCGGTTATCCCTCAGGCGGATGTGTAAGGCTTTGGACAGGGGGCGTGGTGTCCTGCTTGTCAATCATCACCGTCTTACAGTTGACATTTGAgcgtgacattttaaaaagaaagacGACACTGACCTGTTGAGGGCGTTGAACATTTCGATGGTGACCAGCACAGACAGGGCCATGGTGGTGGGATAGCGGGACTCAAACACTTCACAATCGATGCCCTGGAACACCGGGTTGTCCTCGGTGCACTGCATGaagtgtctctgtgtggagggggcggggggggtcaCCATGTCATCATTGTAACCACAATCGATAAGATTCTTAGGAGGCCAAGGACTCACCAGCTGGTAGAAGGACACCTGCGGCCCCTGGTCATCAAACAGGTACCACCACGTGGCGGCGCTCACTGTTCCAAGACCCACGTATCCTAGGAGATATGAACCACGCCTTTTTGATGTCGTCCATCTTAAGTCATAATAACAGCTCTCATAAAAAAAGCGTACCTCCAATGGCCAGGTAGCGGAAGAAAAGCCATCCCGAGATGAGAGGTTCTTTGGGATTCCGTGGAGGTTTATCCATGATGTCCAGGTCTGGGGGGTTAAAGCCCAGGGCGGTGGCGGGCAAGCCATCGGTCACCAGGTTGACCCACAACAACTGGACAGGTATCAGAGCCTCGGGGAGCCCCAGAATTGCCGTCAGGAAGATGCTGCATCCAAACGCACCTCAACGTTAGCAGTGGAAGCGGACGTGGACGTGGAGATGACCGTGGTGCTTCTCACCATACGACTTCCCCCACGTTGGAGGAGATGAGGTATCTGATGAACTGCTTCATGTTGTTGTAGATGGCCCTGCCCTCCTCCACGGCGGACACGATGGTGGAGAAGTTGTCGTCAGAAAGAACCATCTCTGATGCCGATTTGGCCACCGCCGTGCCGGAACCCATGGCGATGCCAATCTCTGCTTTCTTCAAGGCGGGGGCGTCATTCACGCCATCTCCGGTCTGGAACCACAAAAGGTATTTGCATTAATGTGGAAGTGGGCTCCATCATCATGCTGGGAGGTGTTCCTCATGTTTTCACTATGATGATGCAACAATatgatccttccttccttccttccttccttcgtggATTAAAGGATATCGGCAAGGGAATATTGGTGCTGCCTGAAACCACCTTCAcgatttttttccttccttccttccttccttccttccttccttccttccttccttccttccttccttccttccttccttccttccttccttccttccttccttccttccttccttccttccttccttccttccttccttccttccttccttcgtggATTGAGGGATAACGGCAAGGGAATATTGGTGCTGCCTGAAACCACCTTCccgatttctttccttccttccttccttccttccttccttccttccttccttccttccttccttccttccttccttccttcaaggGTTGAAGGGTATCGGCAAGGCAATATTGGTGCTGCCTGAAaccaccttccttccttccttccttccttccttccttccttccttccttccttcaaggGTTGAAGGGTGTCGGCAAGGCAATATTGGTGCTGCCTGAAACCACCTTGCCGATTCTTTTCCATCAGATCAAACCCACAGGAAGCAGCCGAGCGAGCCACAGATGACAGCTTTTGATCGCTGTGTCTTAAGAGAGCAGTTTCAGAGGAGAAAGACCCAAACACATCACGCTTCACGGACCTCATGTCATGTTTTCTATCCACAATCCATTTCTGGAGGAAGACTGAAATGTACTGTCTAGAAGTTGCATGTGTCCACATCATAAAACAGGAAATTTACTTCACAGAAAGATTTTCATTATATAAGTTTGTAATATGACTAGCTAAACAGTCCCTAAAAGAGAGTATAAGACGacagtagcctaccagaaaagttaattggccactccaaattgtccataggtatgaatgtgagtgtgaatggttgtttgtctatatgtgccctgtgattggctggacaccagtcgagggtgtaccccagcctctcgccccaagacagctgggataggctccagcacccccgtgaggataagcggtagaaaagggatgaatgaataaattaataattccTTCGTCACACATTTTGTCGGCCTCTCTGCCTCTTTTTGTCACTCCTTGGTGGAAATGAAGAGTAATATTAGTCCTTCATTCTCCTCACCATGGCAGTGATCTCATCGAAGGACTGCAGGTATCCCACAATCTTTGACTTGTGAGCCGGCTCCACACGCGCGAAACATCGAGCGTGTTTCACGGCTTCTTTCTGGGCTTCCGGGGAGAGGTCATCGAACTCACGGCCGGTGTAGGCCTTCCCCTTcacgtcctcctcctccccgaAGATGCCGATCCGTCTGCAGATGGCCACGGCCGTGCCTTTGTTGTCCCCGGTGATCATGATGACACGGATTCCTGCCTCGTTGCACAGTTTCACCGAGCCTATCACCTCCTTCCTGGGCGGGTCCAGCATGCCCACGCAGCCAATGAATGTGAGGCCCAACTGAattatgggggaaaaaaaaggattatGATGTTTcatataaagttaaaaaaatgcaagaaaaaatttgtaatcaaatgtgaaaaagtcataattttaagagaataacattgtaatatattataagaaaaaagtcataatattatgaaaaacaaacaaaacgctGTAATTTCTTAAAAATTAGGCCGcagaaaagttacaatattacaaaaataaagtcaaaatattatggcagaAAGTCAGAATTAGCagaaaattacaagaagaaagttgtaatttaaaaaaaaggtagaatttaacaaaatcaagtcaaaatcttaaaagaaaaagtcgtaatcgaacaagaaaaagtcagaattttatgagaaaaaaggtcataatgaggaaaaatacataatttttaaaaagtcataatatgaaaaacaaacgaaaattttggcaaaatatttaaaaaaagtatttcaattAGTCATGCTATGATTAAGACCTAcaaactctgcctagcaacaagcgacCAGGATATAGATTCCAAGTAATGCCACTGATGTATatgttccattattattattattaaataactaACTACCTTTAATTCACAACGTTTTGTCAAAGTTGCACACCTACTTTACCTCATAATCTACAAACTTGCTGGAATTCTCCAAGTCCATTTGCTCTTTGCGTGGTGGGTTGTCACGGGTGGCCAAGGCCAGGCATCGCAGGGTGTCCCTCCCCGTGCCCCAGTCACGGACCTTGGACATGAGCTGGTCACGTAAGGCCGGCGTCAGAGTCACCTTCCCAGTTCCCACTCGTAGGTACTGACAGCGCTCGATCACGCTCTCCGGCGCACCCTGTTGGACACAACCCTAAATGACTGACTGACGAACGTAACTGATTATAATACGCCATTTGGGACGACGGGGTGGTCTTCAAACATGCCTTAACAAACATCTTGCTCTGTGAGCCTGGCTTGACTGGCGTGCAGTAGACCGACATGGACTTGCGGTCACGAGAGAACTCCAAAGTGAAGTCTTTTTTCATCAGCTGCTTGATCACCTAAAAGATGAGCAACaggaaaaattaaatatataattattaagcgttttcaagcacaaaaatggctaaatgaagtaaaatacaaacagaaaatgcattcaaagacatgtaaGGCTATGTAGCGTTTTACACTGGCctgctaggtgtcagtaatgttactataatatttggtgagacacacaagcaccagacttgattgccgcaAAAGGCTTTTATGATGACATAATAATGACTACAACAACATGGCTTCCTGTTGGTGAAGATGAACGCCCGGCGTCACGCCTCCCAACAACTGCTGATAATTCTGTTAGTTCCGTACTTCCTCATGTGGCTCACCGAATTACAGGCCCCAGCACGCTCCACCTTGCTGAGTCCGGATAGGTCCGTTTTGAAAACGTTCATCTTCTCCACTAAGGTCGTCAGGGCCGTCTCTGTGGCTTCACCCACTTTCTCGTACACCCCTTTGCCCTGGGAGAACACACAAACGCACCACATTCGCACATGCTACATAAACATGAGGAAAAACAGCCTACATATATGAAGAGTGATTgttaccgataattatcggcataACAGTTTtcgtcaaaaaagccaatatcaaccATCCGTAATAACAtgtatgacaggggtctcaaactcaatttacttgggggccactggagctcgggtctgggtcagactgggctgcatcaggttttccaaaaaaaaaaccccacacatttattaaaaactaaaaaattaaaaaaaaactccatggttccaattttctacaagaaaagctctgataaaacgttccactgttctcaaatatcttactttttatttttctacaaaaaataagatgaaaaataaataaacaaatcaagaataaagaaaatcaatcaatcagtaataaataaataaatataataataataataataaaacggcaaataataaaaacttaaacgacatatagttggtgggtagacaaattatttttttcagattaaaatgaacaaagcattattagacatgacaaaacacgactagtcacatttatactctttttttatttacaacatattgcgcaactgcagggtcttgagacacatgctcactcgcaaactagagagctagccacctaaacggtagccttcaagttatttcctttaaacttaaatagccaaaaacttaccacttccacacggatagggaggataactattaacagttatttaacctttaacatgaacatgaatcaaacgtaataattttttctgggtacatgataccatacagcatccatatcaaacttgcgcgggccgcactaacattaaactttcatatcaaggcgggggcctcaaactagtgtcctgcgggccacatttggcccgccggGCGCGTGTTTGGGATCCCTGATGTATGATATTCAGTCTATTCAGTTTACCAGAGGTCAAGGAGAGAGTTATTAGGAAAATGACTCTGCTTTTGGTCAGAATGACCTTTCTCCAGACTTGATACTGAATGGCACCCCAAACACACCTACAATAATTCCCCCCATGTTCCCTCTGGTGTCAAAACATCTTGTCAAGGAGAATGTTTAAACCCCCCCCCATACGAGTGAGTCATACAAGCGAAGTCCCTCTAAAAGGTGCTGGTAAGTGGAGTAGGGGGGGGGAGGACGCCCTAATGGCCAATCATTTGTTTGTGTGACAGCACAAAGCAATAAAGCTGCTCTCCTTCCTGCCCGAGCGCCACCGGAGTACTCCGTcacataaaacatattaaagAGGTGGTAAACATGGCTGTTTTAAAGTGAGGAGGATATGTACCGTTTAGGCGGCGTTATCCGTGGCCTGACTCGCCAGCGTAGTTACCAAGATACCGTGGCGATGACAAAAGAGGTGAGAAAAGCAATTTCAACCAGAGATCAGACACGAGGATAAAATTAGCTCCACGGCAGACGGAATGTACAAGAAGCAAAACGACATCATCTTGTATGTGGGTGCTTTTGTTGCATGTATGGCAACGACGCTGTACTTATTATTATGTCcgtgatatgtgtgtgtgtgtgtgtgtcttttaatGACCTCATTGTAATCCAGTGAGGAGTCATTGCACATGGAACACACAGTGGCCAACTCCAAAAGTCCATCATAGTCTCCACACTGGACGGACCTGTCTCCTTTCAgtctgcagcaaaaaaaaaaaaacacacacaaacaaacgtgACTCGCAAGTGAAAAACACTTCCCAGTCATTAATATTTATGGCGGAAGACACCGGCTTGTTTAGCATTGCAGGGCTCAGTGGGGGAAACAATAGTTGCGCGGCGGTAAACACTctttttgtgtctgtgtgcgaCTGCGAGAGCGTGTGTTCTGGAAGCAGCGCTTAGTTGCGTGACGACCTTCCCAGTAGAGAACACAGTCGTTGCTAGCAAAGCTCCCACACACAATAAACCCACACTGTGGCTGTTATGAAATCGACGCTTCATGTAGTCACATGTGTAGCTAAACAAACAACGTTGTgactattatataatattcgatattatgtaataataaatcaattatttaataatatacacCCTTGATCGAAATTTTAAGACTAGCTGATAAAGTTCAGGAATTGACTTGAGGTTCTACGTAGAGCTTCAAAACGCAAAAAGGAGGAAcaggagtgagacaaaaacatgtGGAGTCAGCAATTTAGTGCAAATAAGCATGAAAGTGAAACTGATGTCATGACTTCATTTCTGTCATGACCTCTTGAAGACCAACGTGATGGTATTGTTGATCTTGTTGTTGAAACTTCTTCGAGCATCCTgaaggttatggaacaaaagAGTCAAGCGGTAAAccccaaaaaatgtcactggTCCGGAGTTGGGGGATCCAACTGTCCATCAAAACATGGGACAATGAAAGAAGGTTTTTTTGCAGGAGCCAAGGCAGTCCAATAACAATCAGACGGCATGAGCGACAAAAACGTTTTAAGGAGAATAAAATGTCTTCAAACGGCCTTGTCTCCTTCAACGGCAAAAAATTGGCTAATTGGAATTTGCATTTGAGCACCAAATATGGGACATTTAAGGGTGGAGGGGTCAGCTTCATGAtgcttcaatggaacaatggagcttcaggttgtgcaggggtgtcaaacgccAGTGAAAGGCCCTCGTCTGGATGGTGACGACTGGCTTTTCCCCaaacaggacaacgctgcactTCAATGCccgcctgacaaaggacttcttccagaggaataagatCACTTTTTGCATGTTCCCCTTGGTTTAAATCCCATTGAGAACATtttgggatggatggcaagggaagtttaaaaaaatggacatcagttccagagagtggatgccctccgtgaagccTGGGGCAACATTCCCGTCTCGCCTGAAGTACGCCTAAACCAACTTTTGAGGTGATTAAAAATGGTGCGGTCCTTcttttgaacattttatttctgtCTTACATTTCTGTCTTAAAGTTGAAGAGCCCACTTTACTGTACTGTAaggcttgtttgcaataaattgcataATCAAAAGTttggtctcactcccatttcttctttatGCAATTTGAAGCTCCTTAGagttagaattagaattagaattagaattagaattagaattagaattagaattagaattagaattgaatttgaatttctAAGAAAAGAAAGGACATAGTCTTGTTAGGACATAGCACAGTTTGTGTTGTATGATGGAAACTCACATTTGGCCTTCGGGAGCGTATGTGGATCCTGTTATGGAGAACTCATGCAGGGCGCAACTTGAATCCTGCACCTTGTCGGCAATGAacatctggggggggggggggggagagaaagGCAAGATAAGAGTCTGATTCTCCATCGCCTTTGCTTTGAATATGACAAGCACAGATGGTGAGTTAATTACGTGTAAAATCAACTTTGCATGGTCGGTAGACGTGTACTGTCCGTTTCAATGACAATAAGTAACTTTTAGCTGATTCATTCA includes:
- the atp2a3 gene encoding sarcoplasmic/endoplasmic reticulum calcium ATPase 1 isoform X1; this encodes MENAHTKSASEVLDFFGVNENTGLTQEQVKVHLDKYGPNELPAEEGKSLWELVVEQFENLLVRILLLAACVSFVLALFEEGEETATAFVEPVVILLILIANAVIGVWQERNAENAIEALKEYEPEMGKVYRMNRKAVQRIKAREIVPGDVVEVAVGDKVPADIRVTSIKSTTLRVDQSILTGESVSIIKHTDPVPDPRAVNQDKKNMLFSGTNIAAGRATGVVVATGVSTEIGKIRNQMAATEQEKTPLQQKLDEFGQQLSKVISLVCVAVWMINIGHFGDPVHGGSWVRGAIYYFKIAVALAVAAIPEGLPAVITTCLALGTRRMAKKNAIVRSLPSVETLGCTSVICSDKTGTLTTNQMSVCRMFIADKVQDSSCALHEFSITGSTYAPEGQILKGDRSVQCGDYDGLLELATVCSMCNDSSLDYNEGKGVYEKVGEATETALTTLVEKMNVFKTDLSGLSKVERAGACNSVIKQLMKKDFTLEFSRDRKSMSVYCTPVKPGSQSKMFVKGAPESVIERCQYLRVGTGKVTLTPALRDQLMSKVRDWGTGRDTLRCLALATRDNPPRKEQMDLENSSKFVDYELGLTFIGCVGMLDPPRKEVIGSVKLCNEAGIRVIMITGDNKGTAVAICRRIGIFGEEEDVKGKAYTGREFDDLSPEAQKEAVKHARCFARVEPAHKSKIVGYLQSFDEITAMTGDGVNDAPALKKAEIGIAMGSGTAVAKSASEMVLSDDNFSTIVSAVEEGRAIYNNMKQFIRYLISSNVGEVVCIFLTAILGLPEALIPVQLLWVNLVTDGLPATALGFNPPDLDIMDKPPRNPKEPLISGWLFFRYLAIGGYVGLGTVSAATWWYLFDDQGPQVSFYQLRHFMQCTEDNPVFQGIDCEVFESRYPTTMALSVLVTIEMFNALNSLSENQSLLRMPPWVNIWLLGAIVLSLSLHFLILYVDPLPLIFQVTPLCWSQWIVVLKISIPVILLDEALKYISRNHLDGDENKYRRRWQQN
- the atp2a3 gene encoding sarcoplasmic/endoplasmic reticulum calcium ATPase 2 isoform X2, encoding MENAHTKSASEVLDFFGVNENTGLTQEQVKVHLDKYGPNELPAEEGKSLWELVVEQFENLLVRILLLAACVSFVLALFEEGEETATAFVEPVVILLILIANAVIGVWQERNAENAIEALKEYEPEMGKVYRMNRKAVQRIKAREIVPGDVVEVAVGDKVPADIRVTSIKSTTLRVDQSILTGESVSIIKHTDPVPDPRAVNQDKKNMLFSGTNIAAGRATGVVVATGVSTEIGKIRNQMAATEQEKTPLQQKLDEFGQQLSKVISLVCVAVWMINIGHFGDPVHGGSWVRGAIYYFKIAVALAVAAIPEGLPAVITTCLALGTRRMAKKNAIVRSLPSVETLGCTSVICSDKTGTLTTNQMSVCRMFIADKVQDSSCALHEFSITGSTYAPEGQILKGDRSVQCGDYDGLLELATVCSMCNDSSLDYNEGKGVYEKVGEATETALTTLVEKMNVFKTDLSGLSKVERAGACNSVIKQLMKKDFTLEFSRDRKSMSVYCTPVKPGSQSKMFVKGAPESVIERCQYLRVGTGKVTLTPALRDQLMSKVRDWGTGRDTLRCLALATRDNPPRKEQMDLENSSKFVDYELGLTFIGCVGMLDPPRKEVIGSVKLCNEAGIRVIMITGDNKGTAVAICRRIGIFGEEEDVKGKAYTGREFDDLSPEAQKEAVKHARCFARVEPAHKSKIVGYLQSFDEITAMTGDGVNDAPALKKAEIGIAMGSGTAVAKSASEMVLSDDNFSTIVSAVEEGRAIYNNMKQFIRYLISSNVGEVVCIFLTAILGLPEALIPVQLLWVNLVTDGLPATALGFNPPDLDIMDKPPRNPKEPLISGWLFFRYLAIGGYVGLGTVSAATWWYLFDDQGPQVSFYQLRHFMQCTEDNPVFQGIDCEVFESRYPTTMALSVLVTIEMFNALNSLSENQSLLRMPPWVNIWLLGAIVLSLSLHFLILYVDPLPLIFQVTPLCWSQWIVVLKISIPVILLDEALKYISRNHLDA